A genome region from Schistocerca americana isolate TAMUIC-IGC-003095 chromosome 1, iqSchAmer2.1, whole genome shotgun sequence includes the following:
- the LOC124622201 gene encoding molybdenum cofactor biosynthesis protein 1-like, whose protein sequence is MVNVGSKLVTERTATARAKVFVGPELMKLIRENGLKVLSVARLAGIVRSKQTSSLIPLCHNISLSSVAVDIELDSALNCVIITGTAKCRGQTGMEMEALTAVSVSALTVYDMCKAVSHDIVISEIMLLAKSGGTRGDFHRT, encoded by the coding sequence atggtcaacgtgggttcgaagctggtgacagaacggactgctacagcacgagcaaaggtttttgtgggacccgaactgatgaaactcatacgagaaaatggcctgaaggtacttagcgttgctcgcctggcgggaattgtgaggtccaagcagacgtccagccttatccctctgtgtcataacatatctttatcctctgtggctgtggacattgaactggactctgctctcaactgtgtgattataactggcacggcaaagtgtagagggcagacgggcatggagatggaagctctcactgctgtatcggtgtctgccttaacagtgtacgatatgtgcaaagctgtgagtcatgacattgtgatatctgaaataatgcttctggccaaaagtgggggaactagaggagacttccaccggacatga